One Fibrobacter sp. UWB10 DNA segment encodes these proteins:
- a CDS encoding dihydroorotase, with protein sequence MKMHKELNIKNVVFKNAKVWNGDNFENRDEFAVVQGKDLATEEFDCNGALVMPALFGLGVDFMEPLRDDVYTFADGLDALHRGGFSGALYESAANPIDDADKLSAMKFRVNSPDLEYNFANRFDIKFLGAYSKGFGSDSLAEMMELAEDDSVAGFGDGGEAIPSTRFIRLAMEYGKMTGKRFFFQPMDKSLRKHGCVHEGAYSDMLGMKGIPRIAETIAAHTVLEMARFLQVPVHFKQVTCGETLDLVRDARKKGIDVTCDVGLYHLLLDDSCLETLDSAYHILPPIRSAADREALWKGIEDGTVNAISMNHTPVLGQDTEVNFEDSVPGALSLEIALPAIWNDLSSRVGNARAIELLSDAPAKLVGAKSAFDKNSKKMSDLVVLDPNKTHVVTKKDFAGHVSNSPLLGKTLQSSILGTFISGALTKF encoded by the coding sequence ATGAAAATGCATAAGGAATTGAATATCAAGAATGTCGTTTTCAAGAATGCGAAAGTCTGGAATGGCGACAACTTTGAAAACCGCGATGAATTTGCCGTTGTTCAGGGAAAAGATTTAGCTACTGAAGAATTTGACTGTAACGGTGCTCTGGTGATGCCTGCCTTGTTTGGCTTGGGCGTTGACTTTATGGAACCGCTGCGCGATGACGTCTACACGTTTGCTGATGGCCTCGATGCCTTGCACCGTGGTGGCTTTAGCGGCGCGTTGTACGAAAGTGCTGCCAATCCGATTGACGATGCTGACAAACTTTCGGCAATGAAGTTCCGCGTGAATTCGCCTGATTTGGAATACAACTTTGCTAACCGTTTCGACATCAAGTTCCTGGGCGCTTACAGCAAGGGCTTTGGTTCCGATAGTCTCGCCGAAATGATGGAACTTGCCGAAGACGATTCCGTTGCAGGCTTTGGCGATGGCGGCGAAGCAATTCCGTCGACTCGCTTTATTCGCCTTGCCATGGAATACGGCAAAATGACGGGCAAGCGTTTCTTCTTCCAGCCCATGGACAAGTCGTTGCGCAAGCATGGCTGCGTTCACGAAGGTGCTTATTCCGACATGCTCGGCATGAAGGGAATCCCGCGTATTGCAGAAACCATTGCTGCCCATACGGTGCTTGAAATGGCTCGTTTCTTGCAGGTGCCTGTGCACTTTAAGCAGGTGACTTGCGGCGAAACGCTTGACCTTGTACGCGATGCCCGCAAGAAGGGTATCGATGTCACTTGCGATGTAGGCTTGTACCATTTGCTTCTGGATGATTCTTGCCTGGAAACTCTGGATTCCGCTTACCATATTCTGCCTCCGATTCGTTCGGCCGCAGACCGCGAAGCTCTGTGGAAGGGAATTGAAGACGGTACGGTGAATGCAATCAGCATGAACCATACACCGGTGCTTGGGCAAGATACCGAAGTGAACTTTGAAGATTCTGTGCCGGGTGCACTCTCTCTTGAAATTGCTCTCCCTGCAATTTGGAATGATCTGAGTTCCAGAGTGGGAAATGCTCGTGCAATTGAACTGTTGTCGGATGCTCCGGCAAAGCTCGTTGGCGCAAAGTCTGCTTTTGATAAGAACTCCAAGAAAATGTCTGACTTGGTCGTTCTCGACCCGAACAAGACGCATGTGGTTACCAAGAAGGACTTTGCCGGACACGTGAGCAATTCTCCGTTGCTTGGCAAGACTCTTCAGTCTTCGATTCTTGGAACGTTCATAAGCGGTGCATTGACCAAGTTCTAG
- the pilM gene encoding pilus assembly protein PilM: protein MALGLISKIRGLRETVGIDVGHYSIKYVKVLHGASGNKIVMDADFERVPDGCIVNGEIQVREGDAPTDQDGKREKDGAELLAEAMAKLLIRHPIDDSCDIVASVNCGAGAGGVLVDRVSVKVPKNGNEAAIILQTAQSRPPFDDQDNVIDYEVYSREGDDVKVNVVAAKSALLDSWAQFFNRRGLKLSALDVDIFGMLNAYIATVEDSEKDKTVAIFNIGEKKMSVAFVQDGQFHSMRAMAGGSLDMVISKTCMNLGVDSEKCHEILSKGDLSVVDGFSEAEVEAALRLAYEDLMAQIDIGIRYFSSSEDSKPLDKILLGGGGAAAPGLKEFIAEHSGIETDTVNPFRLVPCDSKVFGESGLSIALSNIYAPALGLAMRKF, encoded by the coding sequence TTGGCTTTAGGATTGATTTCTAAAATCCGTGGCTTGCGGGAGACTGTTGGTATTGATGTTGGTCATTACAGCATCAAGTACGTGAAGGTCTTGCATGGCGCGAGCGGAAACAAGATTGTTATGGACGCCGACTTTGAACGCGTACCGGACGGATGCATCGTAAACGGTGAAATCCAGGTGCGTGAAGGGGATGCCCCGACCGATCAGGACGGCAAACGCGAAAAAGATGGTGCCGAACTGCTCGCCGAAGCAATGGCGAAGCTTCTGATTCGTCACCCGATCGACGATTCCTGCGATATTGTCGCCTCGGTAAACTGTGGAGCTGGCGCCGGTGGTGTGCTGGTGGACCGAGTCTCTGTCAAAGTTCCGAAAAACGGTAACGAAGCCGCTATTATTCTTCAGACCGCCCAGTCCCGTCCTCCCTTCGATGACCAGGATAACGTGATTGACTACGAAGTCTATTCTCGCGAAGGTGACGACGTTAAAGTGAACGTGGTGGCCGCAAAGAGCGCGCTTTTGGACTCTTGGGCTCAGTTCTTCAATCGCCGTGGGCTCAAACTGTCGGCGCTGGATGTCGATATTTTTGGTATGCTGAATGCATACATTGCAACAGTCGAAGACTCCGAAAAAGACAAGACCGTCGCAATCTTCAATATCGGTGAAAAGAAGATGAGTGTTGCCTTCGTGCAGGACGGCCAGTTCCATTCTATGCGTGCTATGGCCGGTGGTTCCTTGGATATGGTTATCAGTAAGACCTGCATGAACTTAGGTGTTGATTCAGAAAAATGTCACGAAATTTTAAGTAAGGGCGATCTGTCTGTGGTGGACGGGTTTTCTGAAGCAGAAGTTGAAGCTGCGCTCCGACTGGCATACGAGGACCTGATGGCGCAGATCGACATCGGTATCCGCTACTTCTCGTCTTCGGAAGATTCTAAACCGCTCGACAAAATCTTGTTGGGTGGAGGTGGAGCCGCCGCCCCTGGTCTGAAGGAATTCATCGCGGAACATTCCGGTATTGAAACTGATACGGTGAACCCGTTCAGGCTCGTGCCTTGTGATTCCAAGGTGTTTGGCGAAAGCGGGCTTTCTATTGCCTTGTCTAATATTTACGCCCCTGCGTTGGGCTTGGCGATGAGGAAATTCTAA
- a CDS encoding PilZ domain-containing protein encodes MFGTQVFDVKVAAFGFSDKEKRTLDKIIRMSSFENKDAILNSSGLFEQAVSTFYDVRNVFDVRDETTEAVERLRNKMNFTASNPLSEIYSTRQFNVGDRIDMLPENGTLIKRSEIIWRTEKEWAISYDGSDGPAKSFVGRDLRIRWTRPDDAIYSTTLSIRRLDDSANFVLHHSSSLDKRQLRRWVREQVVFPVIAVFENGDTLGGTLLDLSAGGIMIGLPKECYPGQHMRIQFELPSFGDEDVEIEILRNLGQKNKDFPNYYCLTASFRGKFGWTQERVLQYLFELGKSKKQAKKWVKQA; translated from the coding sequence ATGTTTGGCACTCAGGTCTTTGACGTGAAGGTTGCTGCGTTTGGTTTTTCGGACAAAGAAAAAAGAACTTTGGACAAAATAATCAGAATGTCATCCTTTGAAAACAAGGATGCCATTTTGAATTCGTCAGGGCTTTTCGAACAGGCTGTTTCAACGTTCTACGATGTTCGCAATGTGTTCGATGTTCGCGATGAAACCACTGAAGCTGTAGAGCGCTTGCGCAACAAGATGAACTTTACAGCGTCTAATCCTTTGTCTGAAATTTATTCGACCAGACAATTTAATGTGGGTGACCGAATTGACATGCTCCCGGAAAACGGGACCTTGATCAAGAGGTCCGAGATAATTTGGCGTACCGAAAAGGAATGGGCAATCTCTTACGATGGTAGTGACGGCCCGGCCAAGTCCTTTGTCGGACGAGACCTCCGCATCCGTTGGACTCGCCCGGACGATGCTATTTATTCGACGACACTTTCTATCCGCCGTTTAGACGATTCTGCAAATTTTGTTTTACATCATTCTTCAAGCTTGGACAAACGTCAGCTACGTCGCTGGGTTCGTGAACAGGTAGTTTTCCCGGTTATCGCTGTTTTTGAAAATGGGGATACCTTGGGTGGTACTTTGCTGGACCTTTCTGCTGGCGGTATCATGATTGGGCTGCCTAAGGAGTGCTATCCTGGGCAGCACATGCGTATCCAGTTTGAGCTCCCGAGCTTCGGTGACGAAGACGTTGAAATTGAGATTTTGCGCAATTTGGGGCAGAAAAACAAGGATTTCCCCAACTACTATTGCCTTACAGCATCTTTCCGTGGAAAGTTCGGTTGGACCCAGGAAAGGGTGCTTCAGTACCTGTTTGAGCTAGGTAAGTCGAAAAAACAGGCAAAAAAGTGGGTCAAACAGGCCTAA
- a CDS encoding PilN domain-containing protein, translated as MASTKKESTRNALAISINLLPPEYRKKQKDFTWITDRRIIWPTVGLIVAIVAIVMLQGYISETISGLSTELTRVQEEVERERPLLSKISDLEQKQGVINTKINALKSIQVSKKRWVILFENISSVLPPNMWLTSINQMGEFDLEMRGVTYDFSEVAEYMVKLEKQVSVQTVSLVTISTSKQDGKEAYSFTIKIVLKRDLGLGEGDNG; from the coding sequence ATGGCGTCTACGAAAAAAGAATCCACAAGAAATGCCTTGGCCATTTCCATTAACCTGCTTCCTCCGGAATACCGCAAGAAGCAGAAAGACTTTACATGGATAACTGACCGTCGCATTATTTGGCCGACAGTTGGACTGATTGTCGCAATTGTTGCCATTGTTATGCTGCAAGGTTATATCAGCGAAACCATTAGCGGCTTGAGCACCGAACTGACGCGTGTTCAAGAAGAAGTGGAACGCGAACGTCCGTTGCTTTCCAAGATCAGCGACTTGGAACAAAAGCAGGGCGTCATCAACACAAAGATCAATGCTCTCAAGTCGATTCAGGTGAGCAAGAAACGCTGGGTTATTTTGTTCGAAAACATCTCGTCTGTGCTTCCGCCCAACATGTGGCTCACAAGCATTAACCAGATGGGTGAATTCGATCTCGAAATGCGTGGTGTCACTTACGACTTTTCGGAAGTTGCCGAATACATGGTGAAACTCGAAAAGCAGGTGAGTGTCCAAACGGTTTCGCTGGTGACCATCTCGACCTCTAAACAGGACGGGAAAGAAGCCTATAGTTTCACCATCAAGATAGTCCTTAAACGGGACCTTGGTCTTGGGGAGGGTGATAATGGGTAA
- the pyrR gene encoding bifunctional pyr operon transcriptional regulator/uracil phosphoribosyltransferase PyrR, giving the protein MKDNCKKIRELLSAQAMEFALDEMAAKLAKMHPTADDMVVLGMASRGIPLAKKICERLSQKFNKTVPMGSLDATFYRDDFHYRTHMGSSEMRITEMPASVEGKTVILVDDVLYTGRSVRAAMQAILDLGRPAAIRLCVLVDRGHRELPIAPDCVGLTVETAQDQEVRVQIEPIDKENSVYLVEVEA; this is encoded by the coding sequence ATGAAAGACAACTGCAAAAAGATCAGAGAATTGCTGTCTGCGCAGGCGATGGAATTCGCCCTCGACGAAATGGCGGCAAAGCTTGCCAAAATGCACCCGACTGCCGATGACATGGTGGTGCTCGGCATGGCAAGCCGCGGAATCCCTCTCGCCAAAAAGATTTGCGAGCGCTTAAGTCAAAAGTTTAACAAGACTGTCCCCATGGGAAGCCTCGATGCGACTTTCTACCGCGACGACTTCCATTATCGCACCCACATGGGTTCGAGCGAAATGCGCATTACTGAAATGCCCGCTTCGGTTGAAGGCAAAACGGTAATCCTCGTGGACGACGTGCTTTACACGGGCCGTTCGGTGCGTGCAGCCATGCAGGCTATCCTCGACCTCGGGCGCCCGGCCGCGATTCGCCTTTGCGTGCTTGTGGACCGCGGACACCGCGAACTCCCGATTGCACCCGATTGCGTCGGACTTACGGTCGAGACTGCACAGGACCAGGAAGTCCGCGTGCAAATCGAACCGATTGACAAAGAAAATTCTGTATACCTCGTAGAGGTGGAGGCTTAA
- a CDS encoding aspartate carbamoyltransferase catalytic subunit yields the protein MSALQIKHLFGLQGVSKQDIRTILDNAKQFREILERPIKKVPSLRGLTVVNLFFENSTRTRTSFELAEKRLSADTVNFASSNSSVKKGETLVDTLRNIESMKIDIVVVRHKGTGVPKFLAEHSNAIIVNAGDGAHEHPTQSLLDMLTVEEKLGTLEGKKVAIVGDIRHSRVARSNIWGMTTMGAHVTLCGPSTLVPRNTELLQYKELAGSVSWETDVYKAVEDADAVIALRLQKERMDDALLPSMREYRNFFGITEKVLSEAKDKVILMHPGPINRGVELDSDIADGEHSVILDQVTNGVAVRMAVLYLLAGGRANENA from the coding sequence GTGAGCGCACTTCAGATCAAGCACTTGTTTGGACTCCAGGGCGTGTCCAAGCAGGATATCCGTACCATTTTGGACAATGCCAAGCAGTTCCGCGAAATTTTGGAACGCCCCATCAAGAAGGTCCCGTCTCTCCGCGGCCTTACGGTGGTGAACCTGTTCTTTGAAAACAGCACCCGTACGCGCACGAGTTTTGAACTCGCCGAAAAGCGCCTTTCTGCAGACACGGTGAACTTCGCAAGTTCTAATTCGAGCGTCAAGAAGGGTGAAACGCTGGTCGATACGCTCCGCAATATCGAATCGATGAAGATTGATATCGTGGTGGTCCGCCACAAGGGGACGGGCGTTCCCAAGTTCCTCGCTGAACACAGCAACGCCATTATCGTGAATGCCGGCGATGGCGCTCACGAACATCCGACGCAGTCCCTCTTGGACATGCTCACGGTCGAAGAAAAACTTGGAACGCTTGAAGGCAAGAAGGTTGCGATTGTGGGCGATATTCGCCACAGCCGCGTGGCCCGCAGTAACATTTGGGGCATGACCACCATGGGTGCTCATGTGACGCTTTGCGGCCCGAGCACCTTGGTTCCTCGCAATACCGAACTTCTGCAGTATAAGGAACTGGCTGGCAGCGTCTCTTGGGAAACCGATGTCTATAAGGCAGTCGAAGACGCCGACGCCGTGATTGCGCTCCGCCTGCAAAAGGAACGCATGGATGATGCACTCCTTCCGAGCATGCGCGAATACCGCAACTTCTTCGGTATCACCGAAAAGGTTCTTTCTGAAGCCAAGGACAAGGTCATCTTGATGCACCCGGGTCCGATCAACCGCGGTGTGGAACTGGATAGCGATATCGCTGACGGTGAGCATTCCGTGATTTTGGATCAGGTGACAAACGGCGTTGCCGTACGTATGGCTGTGCTTTACCTTTTGGCTGGAGGTCGTGCAAATGAAAATGCATAA
- the pilO gene encoding type 4a pilus biogenesis protein PilO — protein MGKIDLKDKRNVYAIVICLLMMVAAHLVYNYMWDPFTYQREALERDLQSAQAELDKINAKKHRVAELEMQLVQAEKDFEKLKEMFPEEEKVPLRLQDLYAVIRSSMVQIQKFNPEGRAEKEHYVENRYSIAVNSGYHMLGYLFAEIANFNYPTAITNLRLNRYSGIKAEVEKSETHGWTPITMSVTFNLTTYTSKKVGK, from the coding sequence ATGGGTAAGATAGATCTTAAAGACAAACGAAACGTCTATGCCATCGTCATTTGCCTTTTGATGATGGTAGCCGCACATCTAGTATATAACTATATGTGGGATCCGTTTACGTATCAGCGCGAAGCATTGGAACGTGATCTCCAGTCGGCTCAGGCTGAATTGGATAAGATTAACGCCAAGAAGCATCGTGTGGCTGAACTCGAAATGCAGCTTGTTCAAGCAGAGAAGGACTTTGAAAAGCTGAAGGAAATGTTCCCTGAAGAAGAAAAGGTTCCGCTGCGTTTGCAAGACCTTTATGCTGTGATTCGCAGCTCCATGGTTCAGATCCAGAAGTTCAACCCCGAAGGTCGTGCCGAAAAGGAACACTACGTCGAAAACCGTTATTCGATTGCGGTTAATTCGGGTTACCACATGTTGGGCTACCTGTTTGCAGAAATTGCAAACTTCAATTACCCGACGGCAATTACGAACCTTCGCTTGAACCGTTATTCGGGCATCAAGGCCGAAGTTGAAAAGTCTGAAACTCACGGTTGGACTCCGATTACTATGTCGGTGACGTTCAACCTGACGACATACACATCGAAAAAGGTAGGCAAATGA